Proteins encoded by one window of Psychromonas sp. L1A2:
- the arsC gene encoding arsenate reductase (glutaredoxin) (This arsenate reductase requires both glutathione and glutaredoxin to convert arsenate to arsenite, after which the efflux transporter formed by ArsA and ArsB can extrude the arsenite from the cell, providing resistance.) has protein sequence MTDITFYHNPRCSKSRETLALIDNEQHSIEIIKYLENPPSVETIKTLISQLGFDSARQLMRTKETIYKELNLASENDESALVTALQVNPKLIERPIVVANGKAAIGRPPESVLAIL, from the coding sequence ATGACAGATATTACTTTTTACCACAATCCACGTTGCTCTAAAAGCCGTGAAACATTAGCTTTAATCGATAATGAACAACATTCGATTGAAATAATAAAGTATTTGGAAAATCCACCTTCAGTGGAAACCATTAAAACACTTATTTCACAATTAGGTTTTGACTCTGCAAGACAGTTGATGCGCACTAAAGAGACTATATATAAAGAACTAAACCTTGCTTCTGAGAATGATGAGTCGGCTTTAGTGACAGCTTTACAGGTAAACCCGAAACTAATTGAACGTCCAATTGTAGTTGCAAATGGAAAGGCAGCTATTGGGCGTCCTCCTGAGTCAGTATTAGCGATACTTTAA
- a CDS encoding DUF2069 domain-containing protein produces MNTLHFQRIAQCGYFGLLILVPLWHLYLSPPPLGISPILITLIWLIPLLCPLKGIVQGNPYTYAWSGFISLIYIMHGSVIIMGNDQELWLAIIEFILASLFLAGNIYFAKYRGIELGLSIRKKKK; encoded by the coding sequence ATGAACACTTTACATTTTCAACGTATTGCACAATGTGGATATTTTGGTTTATTAATATTGGTTCCTCTTTGGCACCTTTATTTATCACCACCTCCTTTAGGTATTAGCCCAATTTTAATAACACTGATTTGGTTAATTCCATTGTTATGTCCTTTAAAAGGCATTGTTCAGGGCAATCCTTATACCTATGCATGGAGTGGTTTTATATCACTTATCTACATCATGCATGGCAGTGTCATTATCATGGGTAACGATCAGGAACTTTGGTTAGCTATTATTGAATTTATATTAGCGAGTTTATTTTTAGCGGGTAACATCTACTTTGCTAAATACCGAGGAATAGAACTTGGGTTAAGCATTCGCAAAAAAAAGAAATAA
- the hda gene encoding DnaA inactivator Hda, protein MPQDELRFQYPLLALKFPDDETFASFYPGQNAELLTLLKNNVVGIGEPILYMWGESGSGRSHLLHALCSEVDEIGETVAYIPLHHYRSMTLDIFENMENITLVCIDNVDAIAGDKKWEKALFDFYNRWLDNKDNRVPGANLVISASDLPKQIGIELVDLVSRLEWGACHHLQPLNDEEKLGALQLRAQLKGMRLPIDVGRFLLNRLSREMCMLLNTLDQLDNASLEAKRKLTIPFVKEVLRL, encoded by the coding sequence ATGCCTCAAGATGAATTAAGATTTCAATACCCTTTACTTGCTTTAAAGTTTCCAGACGATGAAACGTTTGCCAGCTTTTATCCAGGTCAAAATGCAGAACTATTAACGTTACTTAAAAATAATGTGGTAGGCATTGGTGAGCCAATATTATATATGTGGGGAGAGTCCGGTAGTGGTCGCTCGCATTTATTACATGCATTATGTTCAGAAGTAGACGAAATAGGCGAAACAGTCGCTTATATTCCTTTGCACCATTATCGTAGTATGACTTTAGATATTTTTGAAAATATGGAAAATATCACCCTTGTTTGTATTGATAATGTCGATGCCATTGCCGGTGATAAAAAGTGGGAGAAAGCACTTTTTGATTTTTATAATCGTTGGTTAGATAATAAAGATAATCGAGTACCTGGTGCTAACTTAGTCATTTCTGCTAGTGATTTACCTAAACAAATAGGAATTGAATTGGTTGATTTAGTTTCTCGTTTAGAGTGGGGGGCTTGCCACCATTTACAACCGCTTAATGATGAAGAAAAATTGGGAGCGTTACAGTTACGAGCTCAATTAAAAGGCATGCGTTTACCGATAGATGTAGGACGTTTTTTACTAAACCGTCTTTCTCGTGAAATGTGTATGTTACTGAATACATTAGATCAGCTAGATAATGCCTCATTAGAAGCTAAACGAAAATTAACCATTCCTTTCGTTAAAGAAGTGTTACGTTTATAA
- a CDS encoding DUF2066 domain-containing protein, translated as MKSNRLVRFFAVVSLFFSVHSVALPQISPYQGLVPAEDSNEDKLREAALEQVLIKVSGNVDIVKLDGSKTLAKSIPDMLAQFGYQDINDKRFYFALFEKQAINSALNAMQQPIWGETRPSPLIWLVNEDRQLTSENMIDSSQDGAISWGLNKSQIERGITGKFPLVDLDDLLTVSVSDVSGRFYQTVADASKRYDAEYFVLANLTSINAQQWQLKWELVQYNAQSKKNKVLIKQTSNGDKAGVMFTMLGEIADYYAKQFAILENNGARSAQLLNINNINSLEKLMSINDILNNLNSVDSFEVVSLDDKKLEVLVTLKGSLASLENALNAQPKLQKDLISTAPFYYNWQP; from the coding sequence ATGAAAAGTAATCGTTTAGTTCGTTTTTTTGCTGTAGTAAGTTTGTTTTTCTCGGTACACAGCGTTGCTTTACCTCAGATCAGTCCTTATCAAGGGTTAGTACCTGCAGAAGACAGCAATGAAGATAAATTAAGAGAAGCAGCGCTCGAACAAGTTTTAATTAAAGTATCGGGTAATGTGGATATTGTTAAGTTAGATGGCAGTAAAACGCTCGCTAAAAGCATACCTGATATGCTGGCTCAGTTTGGTTATCAAGATATTAATGATAAACGTTTCTACTTTGCTCTTTTTGAAAAACAAGCCATTAATAGTGCACTTAACGCGATGCAACAACCTATTTGGGGCGAAACACGACCTAGTCCATTAATTTGGTTAGTGAATGAAGATAGACAATTAACGTCTGAAAACATGATTGATAGTAGCCAAGATGGCGCAATATCATGGGGGTTAAATAAGTCGCAAATAGAACGTGGGATCACGGGGAAATTTCCGCTTGTTGATCTTGATGATCTCTTAACCGTTTCAGTGTCTGATGTAAGTGGACGTTTTTATCAAACCGTTGCCGATGCTTCTAAACGCTATGATGCAGAATATTTTGTGTTAGCTAATTTAACAAGTATCAACGCACAGCAATGGCAGTTAAAATGGGAACTGGTGCAGTACAATGCGCAGAGTAAAAAAAATAAAGTGTTGATTAAACAAACAAGTAATGGCGACAAAGCAGGTGTGATGTTTACAATGCTAGGTGAGATAGCTGATTACTACGCTAAGCAATTTGCCATTTTAGAAAATAATGGTGCAAGATCTGCTCAGTTATTAAATATTAATAATATTAACTCTCTCGAAAAGTTAATGAGTATTAACGATATTCTTAATAACTTAAATTCAGTAGACAGTTTTGAAGTTGTTAGTTTAGATGATAAAAAATTAGAAGTATTAGTGACATTAAAAGGTAGCTTAGCGAGTTTGGAAAATGCATTGAACGCACAACCAAAATTGCAAAAAGATTTAATCTCAACCGCTCCTTTTTACTATAATTGGCAACCATAG
- the purM gene encoding phosphoribosylformylglycinamidine cyclo-ligase, with protein sequence MSNQKTSLSYKDAGVDIDAGTALVERIKGVAKRTKRPEVMGGLGGFGALCQLPTGYKEPLLVAGTDGVGTKLRLAIDLKKHDTVGIDLVAMCVNDLIVQGAEPLFFLDYYATGKLDVDVAADVVTGIGEGCLLSNCSLIGGETAEMPGMYEGDDYDIAGFCVGVVEKSEVIDGTKVAAGDALIAVASSGPHSNGYSLVRKILEVSKADTSAPFGDSTLGDTLLTPTKIYVKSTLELIKNCPVHAISHITGGGFWENIPRVLPAGSKAVVDGKSWEWPAIFNWLQENGNVETEEMYRTFNCGVGLMIVVPAAEKEKAVEILNAQGENAWVLGHIEDAAEGESQVEIK encoded by the coding sequence GTGAGCAACCAAAAAACCTCTTTAAGCTATAAAGACGCTGGTGTTGATATTGACGCAGGTACAGCATTAGTTGAACGTATTAAAGGTGTAGCAAAACGCACTAAACGTCCTGAAGTAATGGGCGGACTTGGTGGTTTTGGCGCTTTATGTCAACTACCAACAGGTTATAAAGAGCCATTATTAGTTGCAGGTACTGATGGTGTAGGCACAAAATTACGTTTAGCCATTGACCTTAAAAAGCATGATACGGTTGGTATTGATCTTGTTGCTATGTGCGTGAACGACTTAATCGTTCAAGGTGCAGAGCCACTATTTTTCCTAGACTATTACGCAACAGGTAAATTAGATGTTGATGTAGCTGCAGATGTTGTGACAGGTATTGGTGAAGGTTGTTTATTATCAAACTGTTCATTGATCGGTGGCGAAACAGCTGAAATGCCAGGCATGTATGAAGGTGACGATTACGATATCGCTGGTTTCTGTGTTGGTGTTGTTGAAAAATCAGAAGTGATCGACGGTACTAAAGTTGCTGCTGGCGATGCTTTAATCGCTGTTGCTTCAAGTGGTCCTCACTCAAACGGTTACTCACTCGTTCGTAAAATTTTAGAAGTGTCAAAAGCAGATACAAGTGCACCCTTTGGTGATTCAACTCTAGGCGATACGTTATTAACGCCAACTAAAATCTACGTTAAATCTACATTAGAATTAATCAAAAACTGTCCTGTACATGCTATTTCACATATTACTGGTGGCGGTTTCTGGGAAAATATTCCTCGTGTATTACCCGCTGGCAGCAAAGCAGTTGTTGATGGTAAGAGCTGGGAATGGCCTGCTATTTTCAACTGGTTACAAGAAAATGGTAACGTTGAAACAGAAGAAATGTACCGCACATTTAACTGTGGTGTTGGCCTAATGATTGTTGTTCCTGCTGCTGAAAAAGAAAAAGCAGTTGAGATCTTAAATGCACAAGGTGAAAACGCTTGGGTATTAGGTCATATCGAAGACGCAGCTGAAGGTGAATCTCAAGTAGAGATCAAATAA
- the purN gene encoding phosphoribosylglycinamide formyltransferase yields MTTKKIVVLISGSGSNLQALMDKLHKQQINDQQVEIVAVISNKADAFGLQRASEANIPAILVESKGVGSREQYDALLATELEKLQPDLILLAGFMRILTSDFVNQYQGKMLNIHPSLLPKYPGVNTHQRAIDAGDKEHGATVHFVTPELDSGPTVLQAKVPIFSEDSAQDLTERVLTQEHQIYALAASWFVSGRLNMQGQFAYLDNKQLDEFGYAAD; encoded by the coding sequence ATGACGACTAAAAAGATAGTTGTACTTATTTCAGGAAGCGGCAGTAACCTGCAAGCACTAATGGATAAGTTACATAAACAGCAAATAAATGATCAACAAGTCGAAATTGTTGCTGTGATCAGCAATAAAGCAGATGCGTTTGGATTACAACGTGCTAGTGAAGCAAATATTCCTGCTATCTTAGTTGAAAGTAAAGGTGTTGGATCGCGTGAGCAATACGATGCTTTATTAGCAACTGAATTAGAGAAGTTACAACCGGATCTTATTTTATTAGCAGGGTTTATGCGTATTTTAACCTCTGATTTTGTTAATCAATATCAAGGTAAAATGCTTAACATTCACCCGTCTTTGTTACCAAAATATCCAGGTGTTAACACACATCAACGTGCTATTGATGCCGGTGATAAAGAGCATGGTGCAACGGTACACTTTGTTACGCCAGAGCTTGATAGTGGTCCAACAGTATTACAAGCTAAAGTGCCTATTTTCTCTGAAGATAGTGCACAAGATTTAACAGAACGAGTGTTAACGCAAGAGCATCAAATATATGCTCTTGCCGCCTCTTGGTTTGTTAGTGGTCGTTTAAATATGCAGGGTCAGTTTGCCTATTTAGATAATAAACAGTTAGACGAGTTTGGTTACGCTGCTGATTAA
- a CDS encoding LrgB family protein produces the protein MFVYIATPVTLLLFFLAKKLYSLKPSGLLNPVLLTILSLILTLLLLDIPFAEYQQGTSLITAFLEPAIVALAVPLYLQLKVIRSRLKFILTSCLLAVFVAFTCAFYIMPLLGADLITAASFAGQSVTTPIAMEISSNLNGIVSLTAAMVIFAGIIGASIGLPFLRLCKVKDQQAIGVAIGCASHALGTAKILEDNEEAGAFSSIALIVCAILSALIMPILYQWLIV, from the coding sequence ATGTTTGTTTATATTGCTACACCGGTTACCTTATTATTGTTCTTTTTAGCTAAAAAACTATATAGCTTAAAACCAAGCGGGTTATTAAATCCTGTTCTATTAACCATACTCAGTTTAATTTTAACGTTACTTCTATTAGATATACCTTTTGCTGAGTATCAACAGGGCACGTCACTCATTACTGCATTTTTAGAGCCTGCTATTGTCGCGTTAGCGGTGCCACTGTATTTACAATTAAAAGTGATTAGGTCGCGTTTAAAGTTTATTCTAACCAGTTGTTTACTCGCAGTTTTTGTGGCCTTTACCTGTGCTTTTTATATTATGCCTTTGCTAGGTGCTGATTTAATTACAGCGGCTTCTTTTGCTGGACAGTCTGTTACAACACCTATTGCGATGGAGATTAGCTCAAACTTAAATGGCATCGTTTCCTTGACCGCTGCTATGGTTATTTTTGCAGGTATTATTGGTGCCAGTATTGGTTTACCTTTTTTAAGATTATGTAAAGTAAAGGATCAACAGGCAATTGGTGTCGCTATTGGTTGTGCTTCTCATGCACTAGGTACGGCTAAAATTTTAGAAGATAACGAAGAAGCTGGTGCTTTTTCTTCTATCGCTTTAATTGTGTGTGCAATATTATCTGCGCTGATTATGCCCATTCTTTACCAATGGCTTATTGTATAA
- a CDS encoding CidA/LrgA family protein has translation MKQPSKRSNNRHSQTSTGKIHLEKNEQVDKSEYTENIMFTKKQKIATLVKNTLQLALGLLIIMLFLSMARMITSYFGSTFPASILGMLMLFVALSLGIIKLNWIEFTGNLFLKYLALLFIPIGVGLINYFELIAEHWLVIVFSLFFTTLLTLFMVGHCYQWLTREEG, from the coding sequence ATGAAGCAGCCTTCGAAAAGATCTAATAACCGACACTCACAAACATCTACTGGTAAAATTCATCTTGAAAAAAATGAACAAGTCGATAAATCAGAATATACTGAAAATATAATGTTTACAAAAAAGCAGAAAATAGCAACTTTGGTGAAAAATACTTTACAGCTAGCATTAGGTTTATTGATTATCATGTTATTTTTATCAATGGCTAGAATGATTACTAGTTATTTTGGCAGTACTTTTCCTGCTTCAATATTGGGTATGTTGATGTTATTTGTAGCACTCTCATTAGGCATTATTAAATTAAATTGGATAGAGTTTACTGGGAATTTATTCTTAAAATATTTAGCTTTATTATTTATCCCTATCGGAGTTGGTTTGATTAATTATTTTGAATTGATTGCCGAACACTGGTTAGTGATTGTATTCTCATTATTTTTTACTACATTGTTGACGTTATTTATGGTCGGTCATTGTTATCAATGGTTAACTAGAGAGGAAGGATAA
- the murQ gene encoding N-acetylmuramic acid 6-phosphate etherase, protein MNLSLQQFITESRNQASADIDTLSTLAMLTIINNEDKKVATAVEAILPNIALAVDAIQSAFSVDGRLLYCGAGTSGRLGILDASECPPTFGSPAEQVVGLIAGGKPAILKAVENAEDNTRAGQQDLQNIQLNDKDIVVGIAASGRTPYVIGAMQYAKDLGCTVVSLCCNNNSEMANIADIKLDVIVGPEVVTGSSRMKAGTAQKMVLNMLTTGSMIKNGKVFGNLMVDVQATNEKLIERQKKIIMEATECSREVAEVALKESGNHCKTAIVMILTGTNAEQSRSSLQQHKGFIRQCI, encoded by the coding sequence ATGAATTTATCTTTACAACAATTTATTACCGAAAGCCGCAACCAAGCAAGTGCGGATATTGATACCTTATCAACATTAGCTATGCTTACTATTATTAATAACGAAGACAAAAAAGTCGCTACTGCCGTAGAAGCAATCCTCCCTAACATTGCGCTGGCAGTGGATGCTATTCAGTCTGCTTTTAGTGTAGACGGACGTTTATTATATTGTGGAGCAGGAACGTCTGGGCGCTTAGGCATTTTAGATGCAAGTGAATGTCCTCCTACTTTTGGTAGTCCAGCCGAACAAGTGGTTGGGTTAATTGCCGGTGGCAAGCCAGCTATTTTAAAAGCGGTTGAAAATGCAGAAGATAATACTCGAGCAGGTCAACAAGACTTACAGAATATCCAGTTAAATGATAAAGATATTGTTGTGGGTATTGCAGCCAGTGGACGTACACCCTATGTGATTGGCGCAATGCAATATGCAAAAGATCTAGGTTGTACTGTTGTCAGTCTTTGTTGTAACAACAATAGTGAAATGGCAAATATTGCTGATATCAAATTAGATGTCATTGTTGGACCCGAAGTTGTGACAGGATCTTCAAGAATGAAGGCGGGCACCGCGCAAAAAATGGTACTGAATATGCTTACGACAGGTTCTATGATTAAAAATGGTAAAGTCTTTGGTAACCTAATGGTTGATGTGCAAGCAACCAATGAAAAGTTAATAGAAAGACAAAAGAAAATAATAATGGAAGCAACAGAGTGCTCCCGAGAAGTCGCAGAAGTAGCATTAAAAGAATCTGGGAATCATTGTAAAACTGCCATTGTCATGATTTTAACGGGTACTAATGCCGAACAATCAAGAAGTAGCTTACAGCAACATAAAGGCTTTATAAGACAATGCATTTAA